One window of Paenibacillus sp. FSL K6-3182 genomic DNA carries:
- a CDS encoding alpha/beta fold hydrolase yields the protein MDSIPLLCLPYAGGSAQVYKKWSRQLDPSIQLIPIELAGRGSRMSEPLYEDIHEAVKDVLHLIRDYAQNQYALFGHSMGCLIAYELIHSIHAAGLTLPSVVFMSGYGAPHSSHVNREIYKLPDKAFIEEVLSLGGTSAELFEHMELREVFMPILRADFKLVGTYKPEVKPPLPLHLIVMNGSEDSSLYGTSEDWQSQTTETCKIVNFEGGHFFIHEREQQVVSLLNDTLLRTLTGKGIIHS from the coding sequence ATGGATAGTATACCGTTGCTTTGTTTGCCTTACGCGGGGGGTTCGGCTCAGGTCTATAAGAAATGGTCGCGGCAGCTAGATCCTTCTATTCAATTGATTCCGATTGAATTAGCTGGGAGAGGAAGCCGGATGAGTGAGCCGCTCTACGAGGATATTCATGAGGCAGTTAAGGATGTATTGCATTTAATCCGTGACTATGCACAAAATCAGTATGCTTTATTCGGCCACAGCATGGGATGCTTGATCGCTTATGAATTAATTCATAGCATTCATGCAGCAGGATTGACGCTCCCATCCGTAGTTTTTATGTCAGGGTATGGGGCGCCTCATTCCAGCCATGTGAACCGGGAAATATACAAGCTTCCCGATAAAGCTTTTATCGAAGAAGTATTAAGCCTTGGCGGAACATCTGCTGAGCTGTTTGAGCATATGGAGCTGCGAGAAGTATTTATGCCCATATTGCGAGCTGACTTTAAGCTGGTTGGCACGTACAAGCCAGAGGTTAAGCCGCCGCTCCCTCTTCATCTCATTGTTATGAATGGCTCTGAGGACAGCAGCCTATACGGGACTTCAGAAGATTGGCAGTCACAAACGACGGAGACCTGTAAAATCGTCAACTTCGAAGGAGGCCATTTTTTCATACATGAACGGGAACAACAAGTCGTTTCGCTCCTAAATGATACGCTCCTGAGGACATTGACTGGCAAAGGAATCATCCATTCATAA
- a CDS encoding non-ribosomal peptide synthetase, whose protein sequence is MDKVFIDAGQRNQYLWREDGGFPSDLLSRAAEYSSMEQCIHLPKELTEMLLRYAEHSNQRLYSVLLTAVYIMLYKYKGDDRLTIGIPSQGFGSHMDGTWIPLQIRVDEQNMLQSLLKQLDGALNEFEDSNKGHILELETMDSARTSSFNSGQAVAVTLENSYGKPSADGVGLLFSYSVLESESPAITLTMTYNSSAYSTTMMKNLANHVHRAAELLVRGDDILIRDAAILDEDEVQALIKSLCIGSCSSTEHKPLHREGIAGELSITLHQLFEKQAQSRPHETALICGEESFTYGTLNQRARELASRLRREGVRSGIVVGLMVERTVELVVGIIGIWKAGGAYLPIDLEYPEDRIHYMLEDTKAPVLLTQYDYLSKASQYEGNIVCIDERDEQCAAGMEEKNSHILSSSMEQDNSSQNLAYVIYTSGSTGRPKGVMIQHESAIRFIEGMAEQVEYVPGKTIVALASAAFDVSIHDLIMPLLYGMKVVLASQAERRDPDLLDRLIVNHDVEMMVTTPMRLQMLLAGKEERPCLRYLKDLIIGGEPFIPTLWNRLKPYPQLRIYNVYGPTETTVWSTIQRIEDNHPGIGKPLAGVRTYILDKAGRLQPPGVAGELCIAGTRLAQGYFGKPELTEEQFVSDPFYPGERMYRTGDLARYLNDGNLEFLGRSDFQVKIRGHRVELEEVGMMLARHEDVTESAVLLEEEQSNGGLLCAYYAAESELSTLELRSFMASRVPEYMVPQRYIWLAALPLNNNGKIDRKALPKQSEVARLRDNAAFALQLLELDTDTERKVAALWQEVLHTVDFAAEDNFFEVGGNSILLVALHHNLEQHYPSRVSVADLFGHATLRGMAALMDAPFSEEGDMDGLAGLKGLTFPNRIISRETGIDHAAIPRSCKLDEALLGKLMQLSEDIGSDIVDILLVLYMYVLSDITMSDEVTVIVKDGVGDRMVPVSLNMSHYMTVVEMIPEVVNQRESGDYYTFSSLATAAGFRTLDNGIIPWFSSTDLRGMESYMPLIGFALQLEFSEDELNIRCLYDALSWDIASVDELLSLYLASLKVVLAELEEGAESVW, encoded by the coding sequence ATGGATAAGGTATTCATAGACGCTGGCCAGAGAAATCAATATTTGTGGCGAGAGGATGGAGGGTTTCCCTCAGACTTGCTTAGCAGAGCAGCGGAGTATAGTTCTATGGAGCAGTGTATCCATTTACCCAAAGAGCTCACAGAAATGCTGCTTCGATATGCTGAACATTCCAATCAGCGATTGTATAGCGTACTGCTTACTGCGGTTTATATCATGCTTTATAAATATAAAGGGGATGACCGATTAACGATCGGCATTCCGTCTCAGGGATTCGGAAGTCATATGGACGGGACATGGATTCCGCTTCAAATCAGGGTAGATGAGCAAAATATGCTTCAGTCATTGCTAAAGCAATTAGACGGAGCTCTAAATGAATTCGAGGACAGTAATAAGGGACATATTTTGGAACTAGAAACGATGGATTCCGCCAGAACAAGCAGCTTCAATTCAGGACAGGCTGTAGCCGTAACCTTGGAAAATAGTTATGGGAAACCGAGCGCTGATGGGGTTGGTTTGCTCTTTTCGTACAGTGTCTTGGAGTCAGAATCACCCGCTATAACGCTTACTATGACATATAATAGCTCTGCTTACAGCACGACAATGATGAAAAATCTAGCTAATCATGTTCATCGGGCAGCGGAGCTGTTAGTTCGAGGCGACGACATTCTCATTAGAGATGCAGCCATATTGGATGAAGATGAAGTTCAAGCATTAATAAAATCACTTTGTATTGGTTCATGCTCATCCACTGAACATAAGCCTTTGCATAGAGAGGGAATAGCTGGTGAATTAAGCATAACCCTGCATCAGCTATTCGAGAAGCAGGCTCAATCTCGCCCCCATGAGACGGCACTTATTTGCGGCGAGGAGTCGTTTACTTACGGCACGCTGAATCAGCGGGCACGCGAACTTGCTAGTAGACTGCGCAGAGAAGGCGTGCGTTCAGGAATTGTGGTTGGACTGATGGTGGAGCGAACGGTCGAGCTGGTAGTTGGCATCATCGGCATTTGGAAGGCTGGAGGCGCCTATTTGCCCATTGATTTGGAATACCCAGAGGATCGCATTCATTATATGCTGGAGGATACTAAGGCTCCGGTTTTGTTAACGCAGTACGATTACCTCTCAAAAGCTTCTCAATATGAAGGCAATATTGTTTGTATCGATGAGAGAGACGAGCAGTGCGCTGCTGGCATGGAAGAGAAGAATTCACACATACTCTCAAGCAGCATGGAGCAGGACAATTCCTCTCAAAATCTAGCTTATGTGATCTATACATCAGGTTCAACAGGCAGACCAAAAGGTGTAATGATTCAGCATGAGAGTGCGATACGGTTCATAGAAGGAATGGCAGAGCAAGTAGAATATGTACCAGGAAAAACGATTGTTGCTTTAGCAAGCGCTGCGTTCGATGTATCTATACATGACTTAATTATGCCACTTCTTTATGGGATGAAGGTCGTTCTAGCATCACAAGCGGAGCGCAGAGACCCAGACCTGCTGGATCGTCTCATCGTCAATCATGATGTTGAGATGATGGTAACTACCCCGATGAGACTGCAAATGCTGCTGGCTGGCAAAGAAGAGAGACCATGCTTGCGCTATTTAAAAGATTTGATCATTGGCGGGGAGCCGTTTATTCCAACCCTATGGAATCGGCTGAAGCCTTATCCACAGCTTCGAATATACAATGTTTACGGGCCGACAGAAACGACGGTATGGTCAACCATACAGCGGATAGAGGATAATCATCCCGGAATAGGCAAACCGCTTGCTGGAGTGCGAACGTACATTTTGGATAAGGCGGGACGTCTTCAGCCTCCAGGCGTTGCTGGTGAACTTTGTATAGCGGGGACAAGATTGGCCCAAGGTTACTTTGGGAAGCCGGAGCTTACGGAGGAACAGTTCGTTAGCGACCCTTTTTATCCCGGTGAGAGAATGTATAGAACAGGAGATCTTGCACGCTACTTAAACGACGGAAACCTCGAATTTCTCGGGCGCAGTGACTTTCAAGTGAAAATCCGCGGACATCGCGTCGAGCTGGAGGAAGTTGGAATGATGCTCGCACGGCACGAGGACGTTACTGAATCGGCGGTGCTGCTGGAAGAGGAGCAGTCTAATGGCGGATTGTTATGTGCTTATTATGCAGCGGAGTCTGAATTGTCGACATTAGAGCTTCGCAGCTTTATGGCAAGTCGAGTGCCTGAATATATGGTTCCGCAGCGTTACATTTGGCTTGCAGCATTGCCATTGAATAATAATGGAAAGATTGATCGCAAGGCGCTGCCAAAGCAGAGTGAAGTGGCTCGTTTGCGGGATAATGCTGCATTTGCTCTGCAGCTGCTTGAGCTGGATACCGATACGGAGCGGAAAGTAGCGGCTCTTTGGCAAGAGGTGCTGCATACAGTCGATTTTGCCGCTGAAGACAACTTCTTCGAGGTAGGAGGCAACTCCATTCTGCTTGTTGCTTTACATCACAACTTGGAGCAGCACTACCCTTCTCGTGTATCCGTTGCTGATTTGTTCGGACATGCGACACTCCGCGGAATGGCTGCGCTAATGGATGCACCATTCAGTGAAGAAGGAGATATGGATGGATTAGCAGGGCTGAAAGGTTTAACTTTCCCTAATCGCATCATAAGCAGAGAAACGGGTATAGATCATGCAGCCATTCCCCGTTCATGCAAGCTGGATGAAGCGCTGCTCGGGAAATTGATGCAGCTATCAGAAGACATTGGATCAGATATCGTCGATATATTGCTTGTCCTTTATATGTACGTGCTATCCGATATTACGATGTCCGATGAAGTTACAGTCATCGTCAAAGATGGTGTAGGAGATCGGATGGTGCCTGTGTCGCTGAATATGTCCCACTATATGACGGTTGTGGAAATGATCCCTGAAGTAGTTAATCAACGGGAAAGCGGCGACTATTATACCTTTTCCTCGCTTGCGACAGCAGCTGGTTTCCGTACATTGGACAATGGAATCATACCATGGTTCTCTTCAACCGACTTGAGAGGAATGGAGTCCTATATGCCGCTAATCGGCTTTGCTCTTCAGCTTGAGTTTAGTGAAGACGAGTTAAACATCCGATGTCTATATGATGCTCTTTCATGGGACATAGCAAGTGTGGATGAATTGCTCTCTCTGTATCTAGCATCTCTCAAGGTTGTACTCGCAGAATTAGAAGAGGGAGCTGAAAGCGTATGGTAG
- the fabD gene encoding ACP S-malonyltransferase — protein sequence MVGGTLLFPGQGSQYVGMGKDLYRKYELAKETFHEASEAINMDLTKLMFEGSMEELTRTEYAQPAILTVGIAMYKIYRDLLGKAPQFLAGHSLGEITALTCAGGIPFDSAVRIVHRRGELMRDADDAGSGAMAAVISLSAAEVAEICKHASSSFQGGAEIVVVSNINSDDQVVISGHKGVLNEAVQRISKRGGVVIPLHVSAPFHSPLMAPAAQLFAEELKGLKLGTLQHPVVSSVTARLYRSADEIPAVLTEQITAPVQWTAVIRFLLENGVSEAVEMGPQSILKKLANNSTTLRVLSFDHEPDREQLLGKGRDEGQDYSLDFIIQCLTIVTCMRNRNRDLEQYEQGVVVPYREVQTMLNELQLSRGRAEWKHLVKAYEMLISAFHTKLVPENEQQDRLEQLLQDNGLKDKLGSRFLASNRS from the coding sequence ATGGTAGGCGGCACATTGCTGTTTCCCGGTCAGGGCTCACAGTATGTTGGCATGGGCAAGGATTTGTATAGAAAATATGAGCTCGCCAAAGAGACCTTTCATGAAGCGAGTGAAGCGATAAACATGGATCTCACAAAACTTATGTTTGAGGGCAGCATGGAGGAATTGACAAGGACGGAATATGCACAGCCAGCTATATTAACTGTAGGGATAGCAATGTACAAAATATACCGAGACCTGCTGGGGAAGGCTCCGCAATTTTTAGCCGGTCATAGCCTTGGAGAAATTACCGCCTTGACTTGTGCAGGGGGTATTCCATTCGACAGCGCTGTCCGTATCGTTCATCGTCGCGGTGAACTCATGCGAGATGCGGACGATGCTGGTAGTGGTGCAATGGCGGCGGTAATATCGCTTAGCGCAGCTGAAGTTGCAGAGATCTGCAAGCACGCTAGTTCCTCGTTTCAGGGTGGAGCTGAAATTGTTGTAGTGTCTAATATTAATTCAGATGATCAGGTTGTCATTTCTGGACATAAAGGAGTATTGAACGAAGCGGTGCAGCGTATCTCCAAGCGGGGAGGCGTTGTCATCCCGCTTCATGTGAGCGCGCCGTTCCACAGTCCTCTTATGGCACCAGCAGCGCAGCTATTTGCAGAGGAGCTTAAAGGACTGAAGCTTGGAACACTCCAGCATCCGGTTGTTTCAAGTGTGACTGCAAGATTATATCGGAGTGCGGATGAGATTCCAGCAGTACTGACAGAGCAGATTACCGCACCCGTACAATGGACAGCGGTTATCCGTTTTTTGCTGGAGAACGGGGTTTCGGAAGCGGTTGAGATGGGCCCCCAATCGATATTGAAGAAACTAGCCAACAATAGTACTACCCTTAGGGTGCTTTCTTTCGACCATGAACCGGATAGGGAACAGCTCCTTGGGAAGGGCCGGGATGAGGGGCAAGACTATTCGTTAGATTTTATTATTCAATGTTTGACTATCGTTACGTGCATGCGTAATCGGAACAGAGATTTAGAGCAGTATGAGCAAGGTGTAGTTGTACCTTACCGCGAGGTTCAGACGATGTTGAATGAGCTTCAGCTTTCTCGTGGCAGGGCAGAGTGGAAGCATTTGGTTAAGGCTTATGAGATGCTGATCTCTGCGTTCCATACGAAGCTTGTTCCAGAGAACGAACAGCAGGATCGATTGGAACAATTGCTTCAAGACAACGGCCTTAAGGATAAATTAGGGAGTCGATTTTTAGCTTCTAATAGAAGTTAA
- a CDS encoding M20/M25/M40 family metallo-hydrolase: MISSLDGPIYESPQYLLQQLIRFNTTNPPGNERDCIYFIRDLLLESGISDTIIIAQEEHRPNLIARLKGCGDAPPFLMYGHVDVVGVEKQAWTRDPFGGEISDGYVWGRGSLDMKGGVAMMLAAFLKAHAEKTVLQGDMILAIVSDEEAGGDLGASYLVKHHSYLFAGVNYAIGEFGGFSFQVSGQKFYPIMVAEKQICFLRATVRGGGGHGSLGQNEGSMAQLAYMLGALNKVKLPIHVTPAASYMIQSMASALPLLPRLLLKGLLRPRLSNLMLRIMGDKGKLFQPLLRNTISATVVHGGEKINVHPSEIIVEMDGRLLPGFTPEQFIAELYDHAIQHQITLEVIRHDPCPENPEMELFELLSDVLKKADEAAVPIPMLLPGGTDARHFSTLGIQTYGFLPMTLPEDMNFSELIHAADERVPVEAIRFGAKAIHEVMARYGNSRL, from the coding sequence ATGATTAGCAGCTTGGACGGGCCGATATATGAGTCCCCTCAATATCTATTGCAGCAATTAATACGGTTCAATACAACGAATCCGCCAGGCAATGAGCGAGATTGTATTTATTTTATTCGTGATCTTCTTCTTGAATCGGGAATCAGTGATACGATCATTATTGCTCAAGAAGAGCATAGACCTAATTTAATTGCACGATTAAAGGGGTGCGGAGATGCACCCCCTTTTCTCATGTACGGGCATGTTGACGTTGTAGGTGTAGAGAAGCAAGCATGGACCCGCGATCCATTCGGTGGTGAGATTAGCGATGGTTACGTATGGGGGAGAGGAAGCCTAGATATGAAAGGCGGTGTAGCGATGATGCTTGCCGCCTTTCTAAAAGCTCACGCAGAGAAAACAGTATTACAGGGCGATATGATTTTGGCTATTGTAAGTGATGAAGAAGCAGGCGGGGATTTAGGAGCCTCCTACTTAGTTAAACATCATTCTTATCTTTTTGCTGGCGTGAACTATGCGATAGGGGAGTTTGGGGGCTTCTCCTTTCAAGTAAGCGGCCAAAAATTTTATCCGATTATGGTGGCAGAGAAACAAATTTGTTTCCTTAGAGCTACGGTTAGAGGAGGAGGCGGGCATGGTTCGCTTGGCCAAAATGAAGGAAGCATGGCGCAGCTTGCCTATATGCTGGGAGCGTTAAATAAGGTTAAACTGCCGATTCATGTCACGCCCGCAGCGTCGTATATGATTCAATCCATGGCATCGGCATTGCCCCTATTGCCGAGGTTATTATTGAAAGGGCTGCTTCGGCCACGCCTGAGCAATCTCATGCTGAGGATAATGGGTGACAAGGGAAAGCTGTTTCAACCGCTGCTTCGCAATACAATAAGTGCTACGGTTGTGCATGGTGGCGAAAAAATCAATGTGCATCCAAGTGAAATCATTGTGGAGATGGATGGGAGGCTGCTGCCCGGTTTTACTCCAGAGCAGTTCATTGCCGAGCTGTACGATCATGCCATACAACATCAAATAACGTTAGAAGTGATTCGCCATGACCCTTGTCCAGAAAACCCGGAAATGGAATTGTTTGAATTGCTGTCAGATGTGCTGAAGAAAGCCGATGAAGCTGCAGTGCCTATTCCGATGCTGCTGCCGGGTGGAACAGATGCGAGACATTTTTCAACATTAGGTATTCAAACGTATGGTTTTTTGCCTATGACGCTCCCAGAGGACATGAATTTCTCGGAGTTGATCCATGCAGCAGATGAGCGTGTGCCTGTTGAGGCTATTCGTTTTGGGGCAAAAGCTATTCATGAAGTGATGGCGCGTTATGGAAATTCGAGGTTATGA
- a CDS encoding 4'-phosphopantetheinyl transferase superfamily protein — translation MVLKIPQNITSNDYRQLLSLVSEEKRLKISRLRQQCDVYRTLFGEVLVRAAIVRNLDLSNQAIQFTSNSYGKPSLIGCEDFHFNISHAGEWAALFISSSPVGIDVEQIGEIDESIAKSYFSKMEYERLFCLRGEERTAYFYELWTLKESYIKAKGKGLSIPLDSFSIHISEDSFIALTPRTEAYFFKQYELNRSYKLAACTTAPKGFPNQLQHWSMEDLIHLFF, via the coding sequence ATGGTTTTGAAAATACCGCAAAACATCACGTCGAATGACTACCGGCAATTGTTAAGTCTCGTATCAGAAGAGAAGCGTTTAAAAATAAGTCGATTGCGACAGCAATGTGATGTTTATCGGACGTTATTTGGTGAAGTGCTTGTACGTGCTGCAATTGTGCGAAACCTAGACCTATCCAATCAAGCAATTCAGTTTACTTCCAATTCATATGGTAAGCCGTCACTTATCGGCTGCGAAGATTTTCACTTTAATATTTCGCATGCTGGAGAATGGGCTGCCTTATTTATAAGCTCTTCCCCGGTAGGCATTGATGTGGAACAAATAGGTGAAATAGATGAAAGTATAGCAAAATCTTATTTTTCGAAAATGGAATATGAACGGTTGTTTTGTTTGAGAGGGGAGGAGCGAACCGCTTATTTCTATGAGCTTTGGACGCTGAAGGAAAGTTACATAAAAGCAAAAGGTAAAGGGTTGTCCATACCGCTGGATTCCTTCTCAATACATATTAGTGAGGATAGCTTCATCGCTTTAACTCCGAGAACGGAAGCTTATTTTTTCAAACAATATGAACTGAACCGAAGCTATAAGCTGGCGGCTTGTACTACTGCTCCAAAGGGATTCCCTAATCAGCTGCAGCATTGGAGCATGGAGGATTTAATACACCTCTTTTTCTAA
- a CDS encoding MOSC N-terminal beta barrel domain-containing protein — MTLTLIGKISGISRYPIKSFAGEELDTCKIDRYGLMGDRCYAFYDETKEGWDSFFTAREIPAMLAYKAKLVDERTSAEHPKVEITSPEGQTFSWDEELLAEMQKHSKKKMRMRSYQAQSPDLKAVDEGSILIITDRSLQKLEAIWGKQLDARRFRANILITVEEGAFGEKEWIGRRITVGGAELQVDKYCDRCSMVTLDPDSLARDASLLKKINTEMNLNFGVYASVKKTGDIEIGEKVFLMD, encoded by the coding sequence TTGACATTAACGTTGATTGGTAAAATTAGTGGCATAAGCAGGTACCCGATTAAGTCATTTGCAGGAGAGGAACTGGATACCTGTAAAATCGATAGATACGGATTAATGGGAGACCGTTGTTACGCTTTTTATGATGAAACAAAGGAAGGCTGGGATAGCTTCTTTACTGCAAGAGAAATCCCGGCAATGCTCGCATACAAAGCGAAGCTGGTTGATGAACGCACGAGCGCAGAGCATCCCAAAGTAGAAATAACTTCTCCAGAGGGTCAGACCTTCAGCTGGGACGAGGAGCTGTTAGCCGAAATGCAGAAGCACTCCAAGAAGAAGATGCGGATGCGCAGCTATCAGGCACAAAGCCCTGATCTTAAAGCGGTGGATGAAGGCAGTATCCTCATCATCACCGATAGGAGTTTGCAAAAGCTCGAAGCGATATGGGGAAAACAGCTGGACGCACGGCGCTTTAGAGCAAATATACTCATTACAGTAGAGGAAGGCGCTTTTGGAGAAAAAGAGTGGATAGGCAGACGAATAACGGTAGGCGGTGCTGAATTGCAAGTGGATAAATATTGTGATCGCTGCTCCATGGTTACGCTTGATCCAGATTCGCTAGCACGTGATGCTTCCTTATTGAAAAAAATTAACACAGAGATGAATTTAAACTTCGGGGTGTATGCTTCTGTAAAAAAGACAGGAGACATTGAAATAGGCGAAAAGGTATTTCTAATGGATTGA
- a CDS encoding CotH kinase family protein yields the protein MKAKARVILLCFCSILLITLLAGCAAGGTSFSLSSSGASTGTDEKSADEQKLDETVFPKDKIVDVKITIDEDAFQNMLDNASAEEYKEASVEYNGQKFDNVAIRTKGNLSLNSVVRMTDSDRYSFKISFDEYVNQTLQGISKINLNNNYSDASYMREFLSYELAEQMGLPTPKYSYVNVYVNGELWGFYLAVEQIGDAYLERNFGNAYGALYKANGGNGSELNWLETIDAYTGLDLKSDKSNDDILLDMLDELNNGANYESVLDVDEALKFIALNAVAGNFDSYLSEKKHNYYLYEDDGIFSILPWDYNMSFGGFGGSSVLIDEPTTGAIADRPLIDKLLKVDAYKDKYHEIVTSMLEGYLATDKFQERVDVIKAMISDYVKADPSSFYTYEQYEQGVAQVVSFNSQQTSTIAQQLAGTIPAAGDGSGSGGGMGGGGGMGGGGGFGGNRPNGQQGNAQGNTGNSKAAVNAGAGQQNAGITANKELSPQGAVADGVVQQVVDNTTSPTTQSTQGNAGTAAPDGQVPQGDGGMTPPDGQMPNQQGGMQGGFGGQRPNDMGGGMGGGFGGPGTQQTQAQGSPKEAATAGIAIVILLLSCAFIVFYKRKRL from the coding sequence ATGAAAGCGAAAGCGCGTGTAATCTTATTATGCTTTTGCTCCATTCTCCTGATTACTTTACTCGCTGGATGTGCCGCAGGCGGTACATCCTTCAGTCTCAGCAGCTCGGGTGCGTCAACGGGTACAGATGAGAAATCAGCGGATGAGCAAAAGCTAGATGAAACGGTTTTTCCTAAAGATAAAATCGTAGATGTAAAAATTACGATCGACGAGGATGCGTTCCAAAATATGCTGGACAACGCCAGCGCGGAGGAATATAAAGAAGCCTCGGTCGAATATAACGGTCAGAAGTTCGATAACGTAGCCATTCGAACGAAGGGCAATCTCAGCTTGAACAGTGTCGTAAGAATGACCGATTCCGATCGGTACAGCTTTAAAATTTCATTCGATGAGTATGTTAATCAAACCTTGCAAGGAATAAGCAAAATTAATTTAAATAACAACTACAGCGATGCCTCTTATATGCGAGAGTTTCTATCGTATGAGCTTGCTGAGCAAATGGGACTTCCAACGCCAAAATATTCTTATGTCAATGTTTACGTCAATGGCGAGCTTTGGGGCTTTTATTTGGCTGTCGAGCAGATTGGCGATGCCTATCTTGAACGTAATTTTGGCAATGCATATGGCGCGCTTTACAAAGCAAACGGCGGAAACGGCAGCGAGCTCAACTGGCTTGAAACGATCGATGCCTATACGGGACTCGATTTGAAGTCCGACAAATCAAATGATGATATCTTGCTCGATATGCTGGATGAACTGAACAATGGCGCAAATTACGAGAGTGTGCTGGACGTTGATGAAGCGCTTAAGTTCATTGCCTTAAACGCAGTAGCCGGCAACTTTGACAGCTACCTCTCTGAGAAAAAACATAATTATTATTTGTATGAGGATGATGGTATTTTCAGCATTTTGCCTTGGGATTACAATATGTCCTTTGGCGGTTTCGGCGGCTCCAGCGTGCTCATTGATGAGCCAACTACCGGCGCGATAGCCGATCGGCCGCTTATTGACAAGCTGCTTAAAGTGGATGCCTATAAAGATAAATATCACGAAATCGTTACAAGCATGCTAGAAGGATATTTGGCAACAGATAAGTTTCAGGAAAGGGTCGATGTAATTAAAGCTATGATCTCGGATTATGTAAAGGCAGACCCTTCCTCCTTCTACACGTATGAGCAATATGAGCAAGGCGTTGCTCAGGTTGTTTCCTTTAATTCGCAGCAAACCAGTACCATTGCACAGCAGCTCGCCGGCACTATTCCTGCTGCAGGCGACGGATCTGGCAGCGGCGGCGGGATGGGTGGCGGTGGTGGCATGGGCGGTGGTGGCGGATTCGGCGGCAATCGGCCAAACGGTCAGCAGGGCAACGCTCAGGGCAACACCGGAAACAGCAAAGCTGCTGTTAATGCAGGAGCCGGGCAGCAAAATGCCGGTATTACAGCGAACAAAGAGCTGAGTCCGCAAGGTGCTGTGGCAGATGGCGTCGTTCAGCAAGTAGTTGATAACACTACCTCCCCTACTACGCAGAGCACTCAAGGCAATGCAGGTACCGCTGCTCCTGACGGGCAAGTCCCTCAGGGCGATGGGGGCATGACGCCTCCAGATGGACAAATGCCTAATCAGCAAGGCGGCATGCAAGGCGGGTTTGGCGGCCAAAGACCAAACGATATGGGTGGCGGCATGGGAGGCGGCTTCGGCGGCCCTGGCACGCAGCAAACTCAGGCACAAGGCAGTCCTAAAGAAGCCGCGACGGCTGGAATCGCCATCGTGATCCTGCTTCTCTCCTGTGCATTCATCGTCTTCTATAAACGTAAACGACTATAA
- a CDS encoding DUF4956 domain-containing protein produces the protein METNTTAAAATETTTNFADLLKNSVLDNFASDISLSKILITLGVAFLLGFFIYLLYKRIFSGVLYSKSFNVSLIGMTMITAVVIIAINSNLVLSLGMVGALSIVRFRTPIKDPTDLIFLFWAAVAGIVTGAGFFTLAVIGSVVVGLILFFFVKGGSVETPYLLVVNCDSDATEQLVHKQVGTLVKRYNVKQKTVTQGNIEMTLEIRLRDETGRFVNQLTELAGVRNAVLISYSGDYVS, from the coding sequence ATGGAAACCAATACAACTGCCGCGGCTGCAACGGAGACGACAACAAATTTTGCCGATCTTTTAAAAAATTCAGTACTGGATAACTTTGCTTCTGATATCAGCCTCTCGAAAATATTGATTACGCTGGGCGTCGCTTTTTTACTTGGCTTCTTTATTTACTTGCTTTATAAACGAATATTTAGCGGCGTGCTTTATTCAAAAAGCTTTAACGTTTCGCTGATCGGCATGACCATGATTACAGCAGTTGTCATTATCGCGATTAACTCCAATCTCGTGCTGTCGCTTGGTATGGTTGGCGCTCTGTCCATCGTCCGTTTCCGTACTCCAATTAAAGATCCAACCGATTTAATTTTCTTATTCTGGGCTGCCGTTGCAGGTATCGTTACAGGCGCGGGCTTCTTTACACTAGCGGTAATTGGTTCGGTTGTGGTTGGTCTTATTCTGTTCTTCTTCGTTAAGGGCGGATCGGTGGAAACACCTTACCTGCTTGTTGTTAACTGCGACAGTGATGCTACCGAGCAGCTTGTTCACAAGCAAGTCGGCACGCTCGTTAAGCGTTATAACGTGAAGCAAAAAACAGTGACGCAGGGCAATATTGAAATGACGCTGGAAATTCGCCTTCGCGACGAAACCGGACGTTTCGTTAACCAACTGACGGAGCTGGCTGGCGTTCGTAACGCCGTACTTATTAGCTATAGCGGGGACTATGTATCCTAA